One Solibacillus sp. R5-41 DNA segment encodes these proteins:
- a CDS encoding IDEAL domain-containing protein: protein MIHVQFMKPFYTKVAGTKLRLVFAYQYFSITKDEEIFHFIPIEGKEMVVDLNTMQIENLSDVFVFQRGNRFIRLPLYQLLLVSNVHEHLMPILDNASDSVQPATTIVKAEFNEEVESIVRALEEENLARLIDDALAVRDEDLFYHLMMEKQKLGEGFAS from the coding sequence ATGATTCATGTTCAATTTATGAAGCCGTTTTATACGAAGGTAGCAGGTACAAAATTACGTTTAGTATTTGCCTATCAATACTTTTCGATTACAAAGGACGAAGAGATTTTTCACTTCATTCCCATTGAGGGGAAGGAAATGGTCGTTGATTTAAATACAATGCAAATCGAAAATTTATCGGATGTGTTTGTATTCCAGCGCGGCAATCGATTTATACGTCTTCCGTTATATCAGCTGCTGTTAGTATCTAATGTCCATGAGCATTTAATGCCGATCTTAGATAATGCTTCTGATTCAGTACAGCCTGCTACGACTATTGTAAAAGCCGAATTCAATGAAGAGGTAGAAAGCATTGTTCGAGCGCTTGAAGAGGAAAATTTAGCAAGATTGATTGATGATGCGCTTGCAGTTCGGGATGAAGATTTATTTTATCACTTAATGATGGAGAAGCAAAAATTAGGTGAAGGCTTCGCATCGTGA
- the csaB gene encoding polysaccharide pyruvyl transferase CsaB, with protein MHIVLSGYYGFDNVGDEAILFSIVHALRKWQPDVDITVLSNNPVSTAKTYGVNTVNRWKLKEISQVLKQADGLISGGGSLMQDQTGMKSIPYYCGIIRIAKFHKKPVFVYAQGMGPINQKISQLLVKNTFKKVEQITVRDEASKQLLADIGVENSVSIVPDPVMGLDAKAFRSDWLAQQTFDNGYITVSVRDWPSAVQFKRKIADSLDLLARDGKTIVFIPMHGEHDEKSSNALAALMQEKSIVAPGNVSIEEKIHIIGQSDLLIGMRLHSLIFSAIQATPFIALSYDPKIDAFAEIAKQPVIGHVEKDDWDGTQLFERAVDMLANRPALEQALREQVQTLQAEANATAKLALETFSK; from the coding sequence GTGCATATTGTACTTTCTGGTTACTACGGCTTTGATAATGTCGGGGATGAGGCGATTTTATTTTCAATCGTTCATGCCCTTCGCAAATGGCAACCAGATGTTGACATTACCGTACTTTCGAATAACCCGGTAAGCACCGCCAAAACATATGGAGTCAACACAGTCAACCGTTGGAAATTAAAAGAGATTTCTCAAGTACTCAAGCAAGCAGATGGACTCATTAGCGGTGGTGGAAGTTTAATGCAGGATCAAACGGGGATGAAGTCAATCCCCTACTACTGTGGCATTATACGCATTGCAAAATTCCACAAAAAACCGGTATTCGTTTATGCGCAAGGGATGGGTCCAATTAATCAAAAAATTAGTCAGCTTCTTGTAAAAAATACATTTAAAAAAGTAGAACAAATTACGGTTCGTGATGAAGCATCGAAACAGCTTTTAGCAGATATTGGTGTAGAAAATTCGGTGTCGATTGTACCAGACCCTGTTATGGGACTTGATGCAAAGGCGTTTCGCAGTGACTGGCTGGCGCAACAAACTTTTGACAATGGCTATATTACGGTAAGTGTACGTGATTGGCCATCTGCTGTTCAGTTCAAGCGAAAAATTGCTGATAGCTTAGATTTGCTTGCACGTGACGGAAAAACGATTGTATTTATCCCGATGCATGGGGAGCATGATGAGAAATCATCCAATGCCCTTGCCGCGCTTATGCAGGAAAAATCCATTGTCGCACCTGGCAATGTTTCCATTGAAGAAAAAATTCACATTATCGGGCAATCTGATTTATTAATCGGTATGCGCCTACATTCGTTAATTTTTTCAGCCATTCAAGCAACACCTTTTATCGCTCTTTCTTATGATCCGAAAATCGATGCGTTTGCTGAAATTGCCAAACAACCGGTTATCGGCCATGTTGAAAAGGATGATTGGGACGGTACGCAGCTATTCGAGCGTGCGGTTGACATGCTCGCGAATCGCCCAGCACTTGAACAAGCATTACGCGAGCAAGTACAAACACTCCAAGCAGAGGCCAATGCTACTGCAAAATTAGCGTTAGAAACATTTTCTAAGTAA
- a CDS encoding DUF5693 family protein gives MKLKRTWLWAMIVLLLLASSTGLINRWKAEKSNNHYEIIIPYEEILTTSAESDLSVDEILATLKEAGLTTVSLSPITLKDLENQNIITIFKENNLAAQLRFTPYRDAIDVTEPGYYISVPEDPYYEKLITDNIEVENVMIGDEPFYFLARSNEDYDIDTPIGYDEVALEAIQAQNLLHVFRVTNAQSETVNNKIVQQLVEMKSDNTSGLLGAGTEAIGFGQESQSKMVNQLKEADYSFYTIEGNTMIGEQTIARNTNYDSIRLHSIDINRETTLTLQKMVDRTVRAVKERNIKSIFYHIKTTENPTENLELAVDYLTDVQKRMPASYQLGAPATFDKIDVPSWATAMILLAGTIFTYIMFGLLKCNPLQILATTVMLFLAVAYFLLDRLLFIQSFALIIAVLTPIYAVVHTAKGSSNFGKITVQYLKAVAISAVGIAIVVGLLNGNGFLTGFEQFRGVKLVYIIPIAGVSLFVLMSMYNIFENGYKNALLTSVKVVNKEVRYWHLLLFVVVAAIGLFYISRTGNAGSVSNLELVMRQWLEDVLYIRPRTKEFLIGFPMFVVALYAMSVNRKWGSILLVPGVIGFLSIMNTFTHLHIPLGVSVLRTIYSVVLGLIIGFVFIFIFKLLLKAAKKAIARWS, from the coding sequence ATGAAACTAAAACGCACATGGCTTTGGGCGATGATTGTCCTATTGCTACTTGCTTCATCCACAGGGTTGATCAATCGTTGGAAAGCAGAAAAAAGTAATAATCACTATGAAATTATTATTCCTTATGAGGAAATTTTAACGACATCCGCTGAAAGTGACTTATCCGTTGATGAAATACTTGCCACATTAAAAGAGGCTGGATTAACAACGGTTAGTTTGAGTCCTATTACACTGAAAGATTTAGAAAACCAAAATATTATTACGATATTTAAAGAAAATAATTTAGCGGCCCAACTGCGCTTTACGCCTTATCGTGATGCGATCGATGTAACGGAGCCAGGTTATTATATTTCCGTTCCTGAAGATCCTTATTATGAGAAGTTAATTACGGACAACATCGAGGTAGAGAACGTGATGATTGGCGATGAGCCGTTCTATTTCCTTGCTCGTTCAAATGAAGATTATGATATTGATACACCGATTGGCTATGATGAGGTCGCACTTGAAGCGATTCAAGCACAGAATTTACTTCATGTATTCCGCGTGACAAACGCTCAAAGTGAAACGGTAAATAACAAAATCGTTCAGCAATTAGTTGAGATGAAATCAGATAATACATCTGGACTACTAGGTGCTGGTACTGAAGCAATTGGTTTTGGACAAGAATCACAAAGTAAAATGGTCAATCAATTAAAAGAAGCGGATTATTCCTTCTATACGATTGAGGGCAATACAATGATTGGTGAGCAAACGATTGCACGTAACACAAATTACGACTCGATTCGCCTACACAGCATTGATATTAACCGTGAAACGACATTAACTTTGCAAAAAATGGTTGATCGTACGGTTCGCGCAGTTAAAGAGCGTAATATTAAATCGATTTTCTATCATATTAAAACAACGGAAAATCCAACAGAAAACCTAGAGCTTGCGGTTGATTATTTAACGGACGTACAAAAACGTATGCCTGCTTCTTACCAGCTTGGTGCACCTGCTACATTTGATAAAATCGACGTACCATCTTGGGCAACCGCGATGATTTTACTTGCAGGGACAATTTTTACGTATATTATGTTCGGACTGTTAAAATGCAATCCACTACAAATTTTAGCAACGACTGTCATGCTGTTTCTTGCAGTCGCTTACTTCTTACTGGATCGCCTGCTATTCATTCAATCGTTTGCTTTAATTATTGCGGTATTAACACCAATATATGCGGTCGTTCATACAGCGAAAGGCTCGAGCAATTTCGGCAAAATTACCGTTCAATATTTGAAAGCCGTCGCGATTAGCGCTGTTGGTATTGCCATCGTTGTCGGATTATTAAATGGCAATGGCTTCCTGACAGGATTCGAGCAATTCCGTGGAGTAAAACTTGTTTACATTATCCCGATTGCGGGTGTAAGCTTATTCGTTTTAATGTCGATGTATAATATTTTTGAAAATGGCTATAAAAATGCCCTCCTTACTTCAGTGAAGGTAGTCAATAAAGAAGTTCGTTACTGGCATTTACTGCTATTCGTTGTTGTTGCTGCGATTGGTTTATTCTACATTAGCCGTACAGGAAACGCAGGCTCTGTCAGCAATTTGGAATTAGTAATGCGTCAATGGTTGGAGGATGTCTTATACATTCGACCAAGAACGAAGGAATTTTTAATTGGCTTCCCGATGTTTGTTGTCGCACTTTATGCGATGAGTGTCAATCGTAAATGGGGTAGCATCTTACTTGTGCCGGGTGTTATTGGTTTCCTTTCGATCATGAATACGTTTACGCATTTACACATTCCACTTGGGGTTTCGGTATTACGTACGATATATAGTGTCGTTTTAGGTTTAATCATTGGATTTGTATTCATCTTCATCTTTAAGTTGCTTCTTAAGGCAGCTAAAAAAGCGATAGCGAGGTGGTCATAG
- a CDS encoding WecB/TagA/CpsF family glycosyltransferase, with protein sequence MKHVKIMGVPFLHIDQQNFIKLLAGRIEQKEKTFVITANPEIVMRANEDPKLKNYIDQATYICADGIGVVKAAKILGEDLPGRVTGYDTMLGLLNIGQEKRFKVYLLGAQKETLEKTVANIEAQYPNVEIVGHHDGFFDWENNTIADEAAALQPDLIFVALGVPRQEQWISENIGKFSHGVFIGIGGSFDVIAGTVKRAPVIWQKLNLEWLYRLLKQPSRWKRMLVLPQFALKVFSMKRKGRV encoded by the coding sequence ATGAAACATGTAAAGATTATGGGAGTTCCCTTCTTACATATAGATCAGCAAAACTTTATTAAGCTATTAGCAGGTCGTATTGAACAAAAAGAAAAAACATTCGTTATTACCGCAAACCCTGAAATTGTCATGCGTGCAAATGAAGATCCGAAATTAAAAAACTATATCGATCAAGCGACGTATATTTGTGCAGATGGAATCGGTGTCGTCAAAGCCGCGAAAATTTTAGGTGAGGATCTGCCAGGACGTGTCACAGGGTATGACACAATGTTAGGGCTTTTGAATATTGGTCAAGAAAAGCGATTTAAAGTGTACTTATTAGGTGCACAAAAAGAAACGCTCGAAAAAACGGTAGCAAATATTGAAGCACAGTATCCGAATGTGGAAATTGTCGGGCATCATGATGGCTTCTTTGATTGGGAGAACAATACGATTGCTGATGAGGCCGCCGCGCTTCAACCGGATTTAATTTTTGTCGCGCTCGGTGTACCGCGCCAGGAGCAGTGGATTTCTGAAAACATCGGGAAATTCTCCCACGGTGTATTCATCGGCATTGGCGGATCATTTGACGTCATCGCTGGAACGGTCAAGCGTGCACCCGTTATTTGGCAAAAGCTGAATTTAGAATGGCTTTATCGATTACTGAAACAGCCGAGCCGTTGGAAACGAATGCTCGTACTGCCACAATTCGCATTGAAAGTCTTTTCAATGAAGCGTAAAGGTCGGGTATAA
- a CDS encoding S-layer homology domain-containing protein → MTKSNKSRKFIATSATAALVASAIVPVASAAQINDFNSISQYAQEAVQDLNDRGVIKGDQKGNFNPKNPITRAEAATILTSALGLEGSGSTSFNDVKKSAWYYDAIDAAVSNGVFQGQGAGKFNPSANLTRSEAAIILVDAFGLEGSADLSEFKDSASVKSWATEALEIAVANGVMKGDGGNLKPNASISRQEFAVMYHRTEALEVTEEVSGSVKAINATTVEVTFEEDVTDVKALDFAIEGLTISNAVVKQTNKKTVVLTTSAQTADVEYTVTVNGEKVGSFKGVSAVVPTKVDLVSSSVQGKLGQQVSVQAKVTVAAGQSAAGIPVTFSIPGNNNDAVYPTVTGEAITNADGVATYTYTRYGAGTDAVTAYATGDRSKFSTGYVFWGVDTILTITEVTEGATINNGANKTYKVTYKHPTTGKPVSGKTLNVGVKENIDVTVDKLQNVTVNGTKVVQTSDANTKAAQIKTDSKGEATFTVSGSNAEATPVVFEAAATTVTNSNGTVTTTGYSQEYTADKLQATAAKVKFGAVQADYTIELKRDGGEVAATGLTNGRKYNVVVKTKDGKLAANETVNVAFNENIDGVISTVTSAKFVKIVDGKQVSFEAGNITVKTNSKGEASFVIGTDLGSNFENTYATPIAWIDINNQSGKDANLDKGEPTSVAPISYFQAAYLEGSKLVSKNAQGDTEDKFVGKEKATFKVELTNQSGKAVNNSGYVTNDVSYTVYNTGANNVFVNGVEIAPNRVHTLIATNGEIIVEANEKGESTSVKVLATGVAKHATDNTKKDFAFTAKEATATFTSTTELTNLFTGTIKSFNTDKQTIVFNDKDSVKDPVKYAGETDKKYVYKNINGAPLSEKQFVEYLDTAKEAVKATYEVKDDVITFYIQPSTGGDKPVNELTADKEAAKVALAAAIKTETDTPLLKADYTPETFVVYEAALTAAKAVNVETASTSAIQKATTTLAEAKKALKPSTSSEAEKAAAKAALDVAIKAVKEEDYKSPAAVKAFVKAATEVLNNPASTTADYNKAKSDLAANLATLEKVVLGDAVAPTAVVTTSADNKVVTITFTSNVTVPAGTITVGTETGTIAAVDNNKELTITLGKALAADGTATITVKTPATATVKAGEFKYEVKYDFAKNTWTATETL, encoded by the coding sequence ATGACAAAATCAAACAAGAGTCGTAAGTTTATTGCGACGTCTGCAACTGCTGCATTAGTAGCATCTGCAATCGTACCAGTAGCATCAGCTGCTCAAATTAATGACTTCAACTCAATTTCACAATACGCTCAAGAAGCGGTACAAGACTTAAACGATCGTGGAGTTATTAAAGGCGACCAAAAAGGTAACTTTAATCCTAAAAACCCAATCACTCGTGCAGAAGCTGCTACAATCTTAACTTCAGCTTTAGGTTTAGAGGGTTCAGGTTCAACTAGCTTCAATGACGTGAAAAAATCTGCATGGTATTATGATGCAATCGACGCTGCAGTAAGCAACGGTGTTTTCCAAGGTCAAGGCGCTGGTAAATTCAACCCATCTGCTAACTTAACTCGTTCTGAAGCAGCAATCATCCTTGTTGATGCTTTCGGTTTAGAAGGTTCTGCTGATCTTTCTGAGTTCAAAGATAGCGCTAGCGTGAAATCATGGGCTACAGAAGCATTAGAAATCGCTGTTGCTAATGGCGTAATGAAAGGTGACGGCGGTAACTTAAAGCCAAACGCATCTATCTCTCGTCAAGAATTCGCTGTAATGTACCACCGTACAGAAGCTCTTGAAGTAACTGAAGAAGTTTCTGGTTCAGTTAAGGCAATTAACGCTACTACTGTTGAAGTAACATTTGAAGAAGATGTTACTGATGTGAAAGCATTAGACTTCGCTATCGAAGGTTTAACAATTTCTAACGCAGTTGTTAAACAAACAAACAAAAAGACTGTAGTATTAACTACTTCAGCTCAAACTGCTGATGTTGAGTACACAGTAACAGTTAACGGTGAAAAAGTTGGTTCATTCAAAGGCGTTTCTGCAGTAGTTCCAACTAAAGTAGACTTAGTATCTTCTTCAGTACAAGGTAAACTTGGTCAACAAGTTTCTGTACAAGCAAAAGTAACGGTTGCTGCTGGTCAATCAGCTGCTGGTATTCCAGTAACATTCTCAATCCCAGGTAACAACAACGATGCAGTTTACCCAACAGTAACTGGTGAAGCAATCACTAACGCTGACGGTGTTGCAACTTATACTTACACTCGTTACGGCGCAGGCACTGATGCAGTAACTGCTTATGCAACTGGTGACCGTTCTAAGTTCTCTACTGGTTATGTATTCTGGGGTGTTGATACAATCTTAACAATCACAGAAGTAACTGAAGGCGCTACTATTAACAACGGTGCTAACAAAACTTATAAAGTGACTTACAAACACCCAACAACTGGTAAACCAGTATCAGGTAAAACATTAAATGTAGGTGTTAAAGAAAACATTGATGTAACAGTTGATAAATTACAAAATGTTACTGTTAATGGTACTAAAGTAGTGCAAACAAGCGATGCAAATACTAAAGCAGCTCAAATTAAAACTGATTCTAAAGGTGAAGCTACATTCACAGTTTCAGGTTCAAATGCTGAAGCAACTCCTGTAGTGTTCGAAGCTGCTGCAACTACTGTTACTAATTCAAATGGTACAGTAACTACAACAGGATATTCTCAAGAATATACTGCTGATAAATTACAAGCAACTGCAGCTAAAGTAAAATTCGGTGCTGTTCAAGCTGATTACACTATCGAATTAAAACGTGATGGTGGCGAAGTTGCTGCAACTGGTCTTACAAACGGACGTAAATACAATGTCGTTGTAAAAACTAAAGATGGTAAATTAGCTGCAAATGAAACTGTAAACGTTGCATTTAACGAAAACATCGATGGCGTTATTTCTACAGTTACTAGTGCTAAATTTGTTAAAATTGTAGACGGTAAACAAGTTAGTTTTGAAGCTGGTAACATCACTGTTAAAACTAACTCAAAAGGTGAAGCGAGCTTTGTTATTGGTACTGACTTAGGTTCTAATTTCGAAAACACTTATGCTACACCAATCGCTTGGATTGACATTAACAACCAAAGCGGAAAAGATGCTAACTTAGATAAAGGTGAGCCAACTTCAGTTGCACCAATCTCTTACTTCCAAGCTGCGTATCTTGAGGGTTCTAAACTAGTATCTAAAAATGCACAAGGTGATACTGAAGATAAGTTTGTTGGTAAAGAAAAAGCTACATTTAAAGTAGAACTTACAAACCAAAGCGGTAAAGCAGTTAATAACTCTGGTTACGTAACTAATGATGTATCTTACACTGTATACAATACTGGTGCTAACAATGTATTTGTAAATGGTGTGGAAATTGCTCCTAACCGTGTTCATACTTTAATTGCTACAAATGGTGAAATTATCGTTGAAGCTAACGAAAAAGGTGAATCTACTTCAGTAAAAGTTCTAGCTACTGGTGTTGCGAAACATGCTACTGATAATACTAAGAAAGACTTTGCATTCACTGCAAAAGAAGCAACAGCTACATTCACTTCAACTACTGAATTAACAAACTTATTTACTGGTACAATTAAATCATTTAATACTGATAAGCAAACTATCGTATTTAATGATAAAGATTCTGTAAAAGATCCTGTAAAATATGCTGGTGAAACTGATAAGAAATACGTATACAAAAATATTAATGGTGCACCACTTTCTGAGAAACAATTCGTTGAATATCTTGATACTGCAAAAGAAGCTGTAAAAGCAACGTATGAAGTAAAAGATGATGTAATAACATTCTATATCCAACCTAGTACAGGTGGAGATAAACCAGTTAATGAACTTACAGCAGATAAAGAAGCAGCAAAAGTGGCATTAGCAGCAGCAATTAAAACAGAAACTGATACTCCATTACTTAAAGCAGATTACACTCCAGAAACTTTTGTAGTATATGAAGCTGCATTAACAGCAGCAAAAGCTGTAAACGTAGAAACAGCTTCAACTAGTGCTATTCAAAAAGCAACTACTACTTTAGCTGAAGCTAAAAAAGCTTTAAAACCATCTACAAGTTCGGAAGCAGAGAAAGCAGCAGCCAAAGCAGCTCTAGATGTTGCAATTAAAGCTGTAAAAGAAGAAGATTATAAATCTCCTGCTGCAGTAAAAGCATTTGTAAAAGCTGCAACTGAAGTATTAAACAACCCAGCTTCTACAACAGCTGATTATAACAAAGCAAAATCTGATTTAGCAGCTAATCTTGCAACATTAGAAAAAGTAGTACTTGGTGATGCTGTAGCTCCAACAGCAGTGGTTACTACTTCAGCGGATAACAAAGTTGTAACAATTACATTTACTTCAAATGTAACAGTTCCTGCAGGTACAATTACTGTTGGTACTGAAACAGGTACAATTGCAGCAGTAGATAACAATAAAGAATTAACTATCACATTGGGTAAAGCTCTAGCAGCGGATGGAACAGCTACAATTACTGTTAAAACTCCAGCAACTGCTACTGTAAAAGCTGGTGAGTTCAAATACGAAGTGAAGTATGATTTCGCAAAAAATACTTGGACTGCAACAGAAACTCTTTAA
- a CDS encoding helix-turn-helix transcriptional regulator, with the protein MNEMKKVEPILNFKTSKPKDKKKENALMSAGKKSTQEEKLYGPMGNKIKELRTEQELTRSDLSLKLGVSSTYIALIEQGRRGGADELLLKIEELFKLKPKTLLKLRDSGNKGNLQKVEVETKVEEKVELKPVTNHSPEQSSNSSHDPIQFLVNSLLSCDEDYVNKKIPQWLKEIQDDLIGQLTPYKFEELKQHVIAVKKLGK; encoded by the coding sequence ATGAATGAGATGAAAAAAGTAGAACCTATCTTAAATTTCAAAACTTCCAAACCAAAAGATAAAAAGAAAGAAAATGCTTTAATGTCGGCTGGTAAAAAATCTACCCAAGAGGAAAAATTGTATGGTCCAATGGGGAATAAAATCAAAGAGTTACGAACAGAGCAAGAGCTTACACGAAGCGATCTCTCTTTAAAATTGGGTGTGTCTTCAACTTATATAGCGTTAATTGAACAAGGCCGAAGAGGTGGTGCAGACGAGCTCTTGCTTAAAATAGAAGAGTTATTCAAATTAAAACCGAAAACCCTATTAAAATTACGTGATAGTGGAAACAAGGGAAACTTACAAAAGGTGGAAGTTGAAACAAAGGTTGAAGAAAAAGTTGAACTAAAACCAGTAACGAATCATTCACCTGAACAATCATCTAATTCATCACATGATCCTATTCAATTTTTAGTGAATTCTCTATTATCCTGCGATGAGGATTACGTAAATAAAAAGATTCCTCAGTGGTTAAAGGAAATACAAGACGATTTGATTGGTCAATTAACTCCTTATAAATTTGAAGAATTAAAGCAACATGTCATTGCCGTCAAGAAATTGGGTAAATGA
- a CDS encoding stalk domain-containing protein yields the protein MKNKLLGKVSKGLASTIVASLLVFSQTGVSEAAEVTKKVEINPQIKILNNGYSVTGNVAPIIIDGTTYLPVRSLSTVLNKNVLWDGMTKSIFITDTVDPNESKNEIANLERFIKTKDAKISELENSIKSKDTKVAELENLGKTKDAKILELENAIKAKDAKIAELEKNSNTNAPLKDLQKQLNRKYQYSNGLDFNIILKEDKYGINVEIEIDLKYATADKDWYRLSDADFLKFINLIMDDIWYEYRNTEITGIVINIDDNKTLATFSGNNRYLVKFDKFTKPKY from the coding sequence TTGAAAAATAAATTACTTGGAAAAGTCAGTAAAGGTCTTGCTTCAACAATTGTTGCTAGTCTTTTAGTATTTTCACAAACGGGCGTATCTGAAGCTGCTGAAGTAACGAAAAAAGTTGAGATTAACCCACAAATTAAGATTTTAAACAATGGTTATTCAGTAACTGGTAATGTTGCGCCAATCATTATCGATGGAACTACTTATTTACCTGTACGTTCTTTGTCAACTGTGCTTAACAAAAATGTTCTTTGGGATGGAATGACTAAATCTATTTTTATTACAGATACAGTCGATCCAAATGAATCGAAAAATGAAATTGCCAATTTAGAAAGATTTATTAAAACAAAGGATGCTAAAATATCTGAGTTAGAAAATTCAATTAAATCAAAAGATACTAAAGTTGCTGAGTTAGAAAACTTAGGCAAAACGAAAGACGCTAAAATTCTTGAATTAGAAAATGCGATTAAAGCAAAAGATGCTAAAATCGCTGAATTGGAGAAAAATTCTAATACTAATGCTCCTCTAAAAGATTTACAAAAACAATTGAATCGTAAATACCAATATTCGAATGGGTTGGACTTCAATATAATACTGAAAGAAGATAAATATGGTATTAACGTTGAAATTGAAATTGATTTAAAATACGCTACTGCCGATAAAGATTGGTATAGATTATCAGATGCAGATTTCTTAAAATTTATAAATCTTATCATGGATGATATTTGGTATGAATACAGAAATACTGAAATCACAGGTATAGTGATTAATATTGACGATAATAAAACATTAGCTACATTCTCTGGTAATAACAGATATTTAGTGAAATTCGATAAATTCACAAAACCAAAATATTAA
- a CDS encoding RadC family protein — MEEKQKKVPAKRIQLVDVVLERKGSQMFEGRRVRSPEDAANIIRDFIGDSDREKFVVLGLSTKNEPQLLQVVHTGSINASIVHPREVMKSLILANCACCVVAHNHPSNDVTPSPEDIDVTERLVEAGKLLGIDVMDHLILASDKFLSLKEKGYM; from the coding sequence ATGGAAGAGAAACAAAAGAAAGTACCTGCAAAGAGGATTCAGTTAGTGGATGTGGTGCTGGAGAGAAAGGGTTCACAGATGTTCGAGGGGAGACGAGTTCGATCGCCAGAGGATGCAGCAAACATCATTCGAGATTTCATCGGGGACAGTGACAGGGAGAAGTTTGTGGTGCTTGGGTTGTCGACAAAGAATGAGCCACAGCTTCTACAGGTAGTTCACACAGGCTCCATCAATGCATCGATTGTTCATCCGAGAGAGGTCATGAAATCTTTAATCTTAGCGAATTGTGCGTGTTGTGTAGTTGCGCATAATCATCCAAGCAACGATGTTACACCATCACCAGAAGATATTGATGTGACCGAGAGATTGGTTGAAGCAGGTAAATTACTTGGTATTGATGTAATGGACCATCTAATACTGGCATCGGATAAGTTCCTATCATTAAAAGAGAAAGGCTACATGTAA
- a CDS encoding M20/M25/M40 family metallo-hydrolase, whose protein sequence is MPDKKMGELITENGDEVLFSVSANSSTTENGELTGLLFDAGLGLTDNFNDESKGKIALIKNGGELNFQQKVDNAVAAGVAGVIIYNNIDHPRPLGFSVSVNTSIPVGGITKSSGEALLNDIVAENKTVTLSVEQLQNLTSSNIIATKLPEKGGSDEIVHVSAHFDSVPFSPGANDNGSGTAAALELARVFKDYKIDKELRFVFVGAEEIGLIGSKYYVGQLSQEEINRSIANYNMDMVATAWDNATTLYTNTVDGNPNLVTETANNVAKLIDTPSELFLFKRGASDHVDFHNVGIPAANFIWREPVTNNLEPYYHTPDDVLKYVSAERLREVANIVGGSVYTLIREK, encoded by the coding sequence GTGCCAGATAAGAAAATGGGTGAATTGATAACAGAAAATGGAGATGAAGTGTTATTTAGCGTCTCAGCTAATTCATCTACAACAGAGAACGGCGAATTGACAGGACTTCTTTTCGATGCAGGACTTGGTCTTACTGATAATTTCAATGACGAATCTAAAGGTAAGATAGCGCTTATTAAAAACGGAGGAGAGTTGAATTTCCAACAAAAAGTGGATAATGCAGTAGCGGCTGGTGTAGCTGGTGTAATAATTTATAACAATATTGATCATCCTCGTCCACTAGGCTTTTCAGTAAGTGTTAATACGTCTATTCCTGTAGGCGGTATTACAAAGTCAAGTGGAGAAGCATTGCTTAACGATATCGTTGCTGAAAATAAAACCGTAACGTTGAGTGTAGAACAGTTACAAAATTTGACTTCAAGTAACATCATAGCGACAAAATTGCCTGAAAAAGGAGGAAGCGATGAAATTGTGCACGTATCTGCACATTTTGATAGTGTTCCATTTTCACCAGGGGCAAATGACAATGGATCAGGAACGGCAGCTGCTTTAGAATTAGCACGAGTATTCAAAGACTATAAGATAGATAAGGAATTACGTTTTGTATTCGTAGGTGCAGAGGAAATTGGTTTGATAGGTTCAAAATATTATGTAGGTCAATTAAGCCAAGAGGAAATTAATAGAAGCATTGCGAACTATAATATGGATATGGTTGCAACGGCGTGGGATAACGCAACGACTTTATATACGAATACAGTTGACGGCAACCCAAACCTTGTTACAGAAACGGCGAATAACGTTGCGAAACTAATTGATACACCATCAGAGTTATTTTTGTTTAAACGTGGAGCATCTGATCATGTTGATTTCCACAATGTTGGTATTCCAGCAGCTAACTTTATTTGGCGTGAACCTGTTACAAATAATTTAGAGCCGTATTATCATACACCGGATGATGTACTAAAATATGTTAGCGCTGAAAGACTTAGAGAAGTGGCTAATATAGTAGGTGGATCTGTATATACTTTAATTAGGGAAAAATGA